One Leuconostoc mesenteroides subsp. mesenteroides ATCC 8293 genomic window, CGTACTTCTTCAATCCAGCTTTATCTGCTGGGCCATTGTTAGTCAAACTCATTACAACAACACCACCAGTAACGCTATCTGGAATTTTCAATGTTGATTTTTGCTCAGAAGCTGTTACTTCTGACAAATTAATCAAACTAATGCCAATTGCTGGTCGTGTGACTTTACCATCTTTGACTAATTTGTTAACAATGTCAACGACTTGATCAGAAGGAATTGCAAAACCCATCCCCTCAACGCTCGTTCCAGAAGAAGATGTTGATAACTTCATTGAGTTAATACCAATAACTTGTCCTGCAAAGTTGATTAATGGTCCACCTGAGTTACCAGGATTAATAGCAGCATCCGTCTGAATAACCGTGGATCCACCATAATTTTGACCATTTTCAGATGTTGCCTCAACTAACCTTTTCTTGGCCGAAATGATGCCTTGCGTCACTGACGAAGCATACTCAGATCCCAGCGGCGAACCAATTGCCAAGACGTTTTCACCAACAGTTATTTTACTTGAATCGCCAAATTGTGCAGTTGTTGTAACGTCTGTGCCGTCGATTTTCAGAACAGCTAAGTCAGTCATCGCATCTTTGCCGACTAATGTAGCGGTCACTTTCTTCCCACTGTGCAGCATAACTTGAATTTTAGCCGCTCCAGTGATTACGTGATTATTCGTTACAATAAATGCCGATCCATCCGTTTTTTTATAGATCACGCCAGAACCTTCTGACGATTCTTGATAACTACCTTGACTGGATTTAGTAAAGTTCAATACAGATACAACTGCATCTGATACCTTATTATAAGCTGATGTAGCAGTTGCATTCTTGGCAATCGTTTTTGTACTTGTTGCTGTCGTACTCACTTTTTGATTTTGATTTTGTAACAATTGTACACCCTGCTGCCCATACAAAATTGCTCCTCCACCAACAACACCAGCAATGACGCCAGTTAACAACGTTTTTGTTAATGCTGGTTGTACCATTAGTCACCTCTCGACTATATTTATTTTATTTTATCAATTTGAAGTTAAGCAAAAATTAAATTATTCTGATAAATTGTCGCTCGTAAAGGCATTGATTTTCAAAATCCCTGTACTGCCATTTGCGTGTGTTACAACAAATACCCATACCGGTAAATAAATGTCATAGCCATTAACCTTTACCGATGTATCATATGATAGAGCGCCTTTTGATAATTTATCACCACTATTTAGCTCATTGAATTTATAGAGAGCGACAATTGCGGCTTCCTCTGTAATTGTTGCACGTTCATCGCGCAATACTGTAACCTTAGTTATTTTAGTTTGTGTAAAATCAGTTACCTTACGGTCTTTATCTTTGTTAAAGATCATCAGCCCTTGTTTAGCGATGACCGGCAAATTATCAATATACTGAGAATAGGTTACACGATTTTTCACATTAACTTTAGACAGAATAGGATTATATCGATATCCTGCATTACGCGCTATCTTTGACGCCTCAACGTCATCCGCCGCAGCTTTCTTACCACTACTGCTACTACTAGTATTCCCTCTACCTAGTTGCGATGTTTTATTGAAAGTCACGTAGAGCGTCTGATTATTAATATTTGCATTGAAGTTTGACAACTTATCAATCGTTGACATTAAACTATTTGATCGTTTACCAGCTAAATAACTAGCATAAGTAACCGAAGTACTAAAGTTAGCTACTTTTATTTTTTGATTTTTAATCTCACTAATGATATTCGCATTGGCGTCGGTTACTTTAATACTTGGTCTCTGATTACTACGCCACCAAAAAAAGAGAAACACGTCCAAAAAGATGAATAACATCGTCATTAATATTTTTAGTCGTCTAAATTGCATAAAAACATATTTCTCCTTTCATAGTTTTCAGAACCCTGAATCATCCTGATTGGAAACTATTCTCGATTAGCTAGAAACGTATTGACGCTCATCCAACCCGTTGGCGTTTCAATCATCCATGTAGGATTCATGTTGACTGAAACGTTATTTTCTTTGTTAGCCAACCATTCATAGCCTGGTGCAATAGAATAATACTCACTACTTTTGACACCAGCTTGTTGTAACTTAGCCAAAACATCTGCTGCTTTTGGTAAAGTAACATCTTCTTGCGTATTAGGAACCGGCACACCCAACTCATTTAGCGAATAGGTGCTTGTTAGGTTACCGTATTTATCTAACGTCATATGAATAGCACCAGTTTTTGATTGGTAATAAACTGGTAGCCCTTCAACAAACGTTCGATAAGTAATATCCTTCCCATTATCACGGCTCTGGTAAAAGCGCGTATCAGAGAGATCTAACTGTAACAAATTAATTTGCGAAAAACCGACATTCAACCGATTGTAATAGCTGCGCTGTAATGTACCAGTCGTTCGATTATCTGTAAAGGTCACTGTTTCTAAATCTGGATCATAAATGATTTGTTGATTACTGTATTTATTAGTATAAATTTTTTTATTGTTCTCAGTGGTCTGGGTTAACTGATTTGTAGTCCCTAAGAGTGCTGATACATAAGTCGTTGGATCACGATGATTCACTAAATAAGAGTACACAGGTAATTTAAACTCTTTTGGGTAGTTCAACATCACATGTCCGTTAACCACTTTAAAGTTTACCGTTAAAGCTTTGGGCAACCGAGCAGCGACCTTCCATGCCTCAGTTGTATCAATTTTGCTAATAGTAACTGTCGTAATCGTTTTAGACTGTGTATTCACAAAATATGCTTTTTTAGAATGGTTAAGTGGCACAACAACATAGTTAAAGTTAAAACTTTTATGCGTTGATACACGCTGAGAATAATAAGAATTAAAATATTCAATTGGCACAACGTCTGGATAGTGATACAAGGCAGTTTGCGTTTTATCCAGTAATTGACTAATCTGCTTATTAGTTGCTTTTCTTTGCGTAGGATTCGTCATTCTAGAATTTGCTAAATACTGATGAATACTTTTATATTGCGCATTCGTGGTGTGCATAACCATATGCTGTTTGCCACTTTTATCATTCACAATGTAGTTCGTAGGTCTAAACAACTCGGAAGCTTGTTGCGATTGTTGATCCGTTTGTGTTGGCGCCTCTTGACTGCCTGCTGAAATGAATATTAATGCAGTTAGTACAATAGAAACAATAATAGCAATCGTCAATAAAATATTGATCATAACGCCTTGGACTGATCGATTATTCTGCATCCCAATCGTCCTCCGGTTCTTCGTCAACATAAGCTAACGAAATATAGAAGGTAGAGCCCTTAT contains:
- a CDS encoding S1C family serine protease → MVQPALTKTLLTGVIAGVVGGGAILYGQQGVQLLQNQNQKVSTTATSTKTIAKNATATSAYNKVSDAVVSVLNFTKSSQGSYQESSEGSGVIYKKTDGSAFIVTNNHVITGAAKIQVMLHSGKKVTATLVGKDAMTDLAVLKIDGTDVTTTAQFGDSSKITVGENVLAIGSPLGSEYASSVTQGIISAKKRLVEATSENGQNYGGSTVIQTDAAINPGNSGGPLINFAGQVIGINSMKLSTSSSGTSVEGMGFAIPSDQVVDIVNKLVKDGKVTRPAIGISLINLSEVTASEQKSTLKIPDSVTGGVVVMSLTNNGPADKAGLKKYDVIVGINGKKVSSQADLREELYKHSLGDTITLTYYHQDTKQTVKVKLTQKLAS
- the yycI gene encoding two-component system regulatory protein YycI, producing the protein MQFRRLKILMTMLFIFLDVFLFFWWRSNQRPSIKVTDANANIISEIKNQKIKVANFSTSVTYASYLAGKRSNSLMSTIDKLSNFNANINNQTLYVTFNKTSQLGRGNTSSSSSGKKAAADDVEASKIARNAGYRYNPILSKVNVKNRVTYSQYIDNLPVIAKQGLMIFNKDKDRKVTDFTQTKITKVTVLRDERATITEEAAIVALYKFNELNSGDKLSKGALSYDTSVKVNGYDIYLPVWVFVVTHANGSTGILKINAFTSDNLSE